The following nucleotide sequence is from Oceanipulchritudo coccoides.
GCACGAGCAGATGATGAACTTCTTCCGCGGGTTCCGCCGTGATGCGCATCCGATGGCTGTTATGGTCGGTGTCGTGGGGGCCATGTCCGCGTTCTATCATGACAGCACCGACATCCACGATCCATGGCAGCGCGAAGTCGCTTCAATCCGCCTGATTGCGAAGATGCCAACGATTGCGGCGATGGCCTATAAATATACAATCGGCCAGCCATTCATCTACCCGCGCA
It contains:
- a CDS encoding citrate/2-methylcitrate synthase produces the protein DPGFTSTASCDSTITFIDGGKGELLHRGYPIDQLAEKSHYLEVCYLLLYGELPSPAQLEDFESRVTNHTMLHEQMMNFFRGFRRDAHPMAVMVGVVGAMSAFYHDSTDIHDPWQREVASIRLIAKMPTIAAMAYKYTIGQPFIYPR